The Manihot esculenta cultivar AM560-2 chromosome 11, M.esculenta_v8, whole genome shotgun sequence genome includes a region encoding these proteins:
- the LOC110626483 gene encoding WD-40 repeat-containing protein MSI1 gives MGKDDEEMRGEIEERLINEEYKIWKKNTPFLYDLVITHALEWPSLTVEWLPDREEPPGKDYSVQKMILGTHTSENEPNYLMLAQVQLPLDDAENDARQYDDDRSDFGGFGAANGKVQIIQQINHDGEVNRARYMPQNPFIIATKTVSAEVYVFDYSKHPSKPPLDGACTPDLRLRGHSTEGYGLSWSNFKQGHLLSGSDDAQICLWDINSTPKNKSLDAMQIFKVHEGVVEDVAWHLRHEYLFGSVGDDQYLLIWDLRTPGNTKPVQSVVAHQSEVNCLAFNPFNEWVVATGSTDKTVKLFDLRKISTALHTFDCHKEEVFQVGWNPKNETILASCCLGRRLMVWDLSRIDDEQTPEDAEDGPPELLFIHGGHTSKISDFSWNPCEDWVIASVAEDNILQIWQMAENIYHDEDDIPGDESTKGS, from the exons ATGGGAAAAGACGATGAGGAGATGAGGGGGGAGATAGAAGAAAGACTCATAAACGAAGAATACAAAATATGGAAAAAGAACACTCCTTTCCTCTACGATCTGGTCATCACTCATGCTCTCGAGTGGCCCTCCCTTACCGTCGAGTGGTTACCCGACCGCGAGGAGCCTCCTGGGAAGGATTACTCCGTACAGAAGATGATTCTCGGTACTCACACCTCCGAGAACGAGCCAAACTACCTCATGCTTGCCCAGGTCCAGCTTCCCCTCGATGATGCTGAGAACGATGCCCGCCAATACGACGACGACCGCTCTGATTTTGGCGGCTTCGGAGCTGCCAATGGCAag GTCCAAATAATTCAGCAAATCAATCACGATGGGGAGGTTAACAGGGCTCGTTATATGCCTCAAAACCCTTTTATTATTGCTACTAAGACTGTTAGTGCTGAAGTTTATGTCTTTGACTACAGCAAACACCCATCAAAGCCCCCTTTAGATGGTGCTTGTACTCCTGATTTGAGATTGAGAGGCCATAGCACTGAAGGTTATGGTTTATCTTGGAGTAACTTTAAACAAGGCCACTTGCTTAGCGGTTCCGATGATGCTCAAATTTGTTTGTGGGACATCAATTCCACTCCTAAGAACAAGTCTCTCGATGCTATGCAAATTTTTAAG GTTCATGAAGGTGTTGTAGAAGATGTTGCTTGGCATCTGAGACATGAATATTTATTTGGCTCTGTTGGGGATGATCAGTACCTGCTTATATGGGATCTCCGAACTCCAGGAAACACAAAGCCTGTCCAATCAGTTGTTGCACACCAGAGTGAG GTTAACTGCTTGGCTTTTAATCCTTTCAATGAATGGGTTGTTGCAACGGGATCCACTGACAAAACTGTCAAGTTATTTGATTTACGGAAAATCAGCACAGCGCTACACACGTTTGACTGTCACAA GGAGGAGGTTTTCCAAGTTGGTTGGAATCCAAAGAATGAAACTATCTTAGCGTCTTGTTGCCTTGGTAGGAGGCTCATGGTCTGGGATCTTAGCAG GATTGATGATGAACAGACACCAGAAGATGCTGAAGATGGCCCTCCAGAGTTGCTTTTTATTCATGGTGGCCACACAAGTAAAATATCAGATTTTTCATGGAATCCATGTGAAGACTGggtgattgcaagtgttgctgAAGACAACATCCTTCAGATATGGCAAATGGCAGAGAATATCTACCATGATGAAGATGACATACCTGGAGATGAATCCACCAAAGGATCCTAA
- the LOC110626487 gene encoding uncharacterized protein LOC110626487, translated as MGKKVKWSWTSAFIGAASATALTALINSKPKDPTFHLISIDLTSFKLNLPVLDAELLLTVHVTNPNIAPVHYSSTTMSILYDGSLLGSAQLEAGSQPSRSCKLLRLQARLNGLQLAHHAYKFFSDVTKREMVLDAKVDVEGAAKLALWEHKFKVHVDSHVTVDPLFLDVIDQENKSQLDLLLT; from the coding sequence ATGGGCAAAAAGGTCAAATGGAGCTGGACGTCCGCTTTCATCGGTGCAGCGTCGGCTACGGCGTTAACAGCCCTCATCAACTCCAAGCCCAAAGACCCAACCTTCCATTTGATTTCAATCGACTTAACTTCCTTCAAGCTTAACCTTCCCGTCCTCGACGCCGAGCTACTCCTCACCGTACACGTCACCAACCCCAACATCGCCCCAGTCCACTACTCCTCCACCACCATGTCCATCCTCTACGACGGGTCTCTCCTCGGCTCGGCTCAGTTGGAGGCGGGCTCTCAGCCTTCCAGGTCATGTAAGTTGCTCCGGCTCCAGGCTCGGCTCAACGGGCTCCAGCTGGCTCACCATGCCTACAAGTTTTTCAGCGACGTAACTAAGAGAGAGATGGTGCTTGATGCTAAGGTGGATGTTGAGGGAGCGGCTAAGCTGGCGTTGTGGGAGCACAAGTTTAAGGTCCACGTTGACAGTCATGTGACCGTTGATCCCTTGTTCCTCGATGTGATTGATCAGGAGAACAAGTCCCAGCTGGATCTCCTTCTTACTTGA
- the LOC110626485 gene encoding probable calcium-binding protein CML48 isoform X4 yields MSSYTRPNSSQQSYAPSAPSLPDSFDQQQNHAYDSPPPSDYMRQQHQPSPSYAAGYGRSEYSYGYSGFPQGTHPDVIRSFQMVDRDRSGYIDENELQQALSSGYQRFNIGTIRLLMFLFKNPHDPLRIGPNEFAALWSCLGQWRAIFERYDKDRNGKIDLFELRDALYGIGYAIPPPVLKVLISKYDDGSGKKIELNFDDFVECGMILKGLTERFKQKDSRYTEGGRTCLLS; encoded by the exons ATGTCTTCTTATACCAGACCAAACTCATCTCAGCAGTCATATGCCCCTTCTGCACCATCCCTGCCGGACTCTTTTGACCAGCAGCAGAACCACGCATATGATAGTCCTCCTCCAAGTGATTACATGCGGCAGCAGCATCAACCGTCGCCTTCTTATGCGGCAGGATATGGACGGAGCGAGTACTCTTATGGGTACTCTGGTTTTCCACAGGGAACACATCCAGATGTGATTAGGAGCTTTCAGATGGTGGATAGGGACAGGAGTGGATATATAGATGAGAACGAGTTGCAACAAGCTCTCTCTTCTGGATACCAGCGATTCAATATTGGGACTATTAGGCTGCTTATGTTTCTGTTCAAGAATCCACATGATCCTCTACGAATTG GGCCTAACGAGTTTGCTGCTTTGTGGAGTTGTCTTGGTCAATGGCGA GCGATATTTGAGAGATATGATAAAGACAGGAATGGGAAAATCGACTTGTTTGAATTGAGGGATGCTCTTTATGGCATTGGTTATGCAATCCCACCTCCTGTTCTCAAAGTACTGATTTCCAAGTATGATGATGGAAGTGGCAAAAAGATAGAACTcaactttgatgattttgttga ATGTGGTATGATTCTGAAG GGTTTAACTGAGAGATTTAAGCAGAAGGATTCGCGTTATACTG AGGGCGGAAGAACCTGTCTGTTAAGTTAG
- the LOC110626485 gene encoding probable calcium-binding protein CML48 isoform X3 — protein sequence MSSYTRPNSSQQSYAPSAPSLPDSFDQQQNHAYDSPPPSDYMRQQHQPSPSYAAGYGRSEYSYGYSGFPQGTHPDVIRSFQMVDRDRSGYIDENELQQALSSGYQRFNIGTIRLLMFLFKNPHDPLRIGPNEFAALWSCLGQWRAIFERYDKDRNGKIDLFELRDALYGIGYAIPPPVLKVLISKYDDGSGKKIELNFDDFVECGMILKGLTERFKQKDSRYTVGRKITLGFTSNLVVI from the exons ATGTCTTCTTATACCAGACCAAACTCATCTCAGCAGTCATATGCCCCTTCTGCACCATCCCTGCCGGACTCTTTTGACCAGCAGCAGAACCACGCATATGATAGTCCTCCTCCAAGTGATTACATGCGGCAGCAGCATCAACCGTCGCCTTCTTATGCGGCAGGATATGGACGGAGCGAGTACTCTTATGGGTACTCTGGTTTTCCACAGGGAACACATCCAGATGTGATTAGGAGCTTTCAGATGGTGGATAGGGACAGGAGTGGATATATAGATGAGAACGAGTTGCAACAAGCTCTCTCTTCTGGATACCAGCGATTCAATATTGGGACTATTAGGCTGCTTATGTTTCTGTTCAAGAATCCACATGATCCTCTACGAATTG GGCCTAACGAGTTTGCTGCTTTGTGGAGTTGTCTTGGTCAATGGCGA GCGATATTTGAGAGATATGATAAAGACAGGAATGGGAAAATCGACTTGTTTGAATTGAGGGATGCTCTTTATGGCATTGGTTATGCAATCCCACCTCCTGTTCTCAAAGTACTGATTTCCAAGTATGATGATGGAAGTGGCAAAAAGATAGAACTcaactttgatgattttgttga ATGTGGTATGATTCTGAAG GGTTTAACTGAGAGATTTAAGCAGAAGGATTCGCGTTATACTG TTGGGAGAAAAATCACACTAGGTTTCACATCAAATCTAGTCGTGATTTAG
- the LOC110626485 gene encoding probable calcium-binding protein CML48 isoform X2 produces the protein MSSYTRPNSSQQSYAPSAPSLPDSFDQQQNHAYDSPPPSDYMRQQHQPSPSYAAGYGRSEYSYGYSGFPQGTHPDVIRSFQMVDRDRSGYIDENELQQALSSGYQRFNIGTIRLLMFLFKNPHDPLRIGPNEFAALWSCLGQWRAIFERYDKDRNGKIDLFELRDALYGIGYAIPPPVLKVLISKYDDGSGKKIELNFDDFVECGMILKGLTERFKQKDSRYTEVGRKITLGFTSNLVVI, from the exons ATGTCTTCTTATACCAGACCAAACTCATCTCAGCAGTCATATGCCCCTTCTGCACCATCCCTGCCGGACTCTTTTGACCAGCAGCAGAACCACGCATATGATAGTCCTCCTCCAAGTGATTACATGCGGCAGCAGCATCAACCGTCGCCTTCTTATGCGGCAGGATATGGACGGAGCGAGTACTCTTATGGGTACTCTGGTTTTCCACAGGGAACACATCCAGATGTGATTAGGAGCTTTCAGATGGTGGATAGGGACAGGAGTGGATATATAGATGAGAACGAGTTGCAACAAGCTCTCTCTTCTGGATACCAGCGATTCAATATTGGGACTATTAGGCTGCTTATGTTTCTGTTCAAGAATCCACATGATCCTCTACGAATTG GGCCTAACGAGTTTGCTGCTTTGTGGAGTTGTCTTGGTCAATGGCGA GCGATATTTGAGAGATATGATAAAGACAGGAATGGGAAAATCGACTTGTTTGAATTGAGGGATGCTCTTTATGGCATTGGTTATGCAATCCCACCTCCTGTTCTCAAAGTACTGATTTCCAAGTATGATGATGGAAGTGGCAAAAAGATAGAACTcaactttgatgattttgttga ATGTGGTATGATTCTGAAG GGTTTAACTGAGAGATTTAAGCAGAAGGATTCGCGTTATACTG AAGTTGGGAGAAAAATCACACTAGGTTTCACATCAAATCTAGTCGTGATTTAG
- the LOC110626485 gene encoding probable calcium-binding protein CML48 isoform X5 produces the protein MSSYTRPNSSQQSYAPSAPSLPDSFDQQQNHAYDSPPPSDYMRQQHQPSPSYAAGYGRSEYSYGYSGFPQGTHPDVIRSFQMVDRDRSGYIDENELQQALSSGYQRFNIGTIRLLMFLFKNPHDPLRIGPNEFAALWSCLGQWRAIFERYDKDRNGKIDLFELRDALYGIGYAIPPPVLKVLISKYDDGSGKKIELNFDDFVECGMILKGLTERFKQKDSRYTGNP, from the exons ATGTCTTCTTATACCAGACCAAACTCATCTCAGCAGTCATATGCCCCTTCTGCACCATCCCTGCCGGACTCTTTTGACCAGCAGCAGAACCACGCATATGATAGTCCTCCTCCAAGTGATTACATGCGGCAGCAGCATCAACCGTCGCCTTCTTATGCGGCAGGATATGGACGGAGCGAGTACTCTTATGGGTACTCTGGTTTTCCACAGGGAACACATCCAGATGTGATTAGGAGCTTTCAGATGGTGGATAGGGACAGGAGTGGATATATAGATGAGAACGAGTTGCAACAAGCTCTCTCTTCTGGATACCAGCGATTCAATATTGGGACTATTAGGCTGCTTATGTTTCTGTTCAAGAATCCACATGATCCTCTACGAATTG GGCCTAACGAGTTTGCTGCTTTGTGGAGTTGTCTTGGTCAATGGCGA GCGATATTTGAGAGATATGATAAAGACAGGAATGGGAAAATCGACTTGTTTGAATTGAGGGATGCTCTTTATGGCATTGGTTATGCAATCCCACCTCCTGTTCTCAAAGTACTGATTTCCAAGTATGATGATGGAAGTGGCAAAAAGATAGAACTcaactttgatgattttgttga ATGTGGTATGATTCTGAAG GGTTTAACTGAGAGATTTAAGCAGAAGGATTCGCGTTATACTG GTAATCCGTAA
- the LOC110626485 gene encoding probable calcium-binding protein CML48 isoform X1 has translation MSSYTRPNSSQQSYAPSAPSLPDSFDQQQNHAYDSPPPSDYMRQQHQPSPSYAAGYGRSEYSYGYSGFPQGTHPDVIRSFQMVDRDRSGYIDENELQQALSSGYQRFNIGTIRLLMFLFKNPHDPLRIGPNEFAALWSCLGQWRAIFERYDKDRNGKIDLFELRDALYGIGYAIPPPVLKVLISKYDDGSGKKIELNFDDFVECGMILKGLTERFKQKDSRYTGTATFNYDEFMSMVIPFLVSYD, from the exons ATGTCTTCTTATACCAGACCAAACTCATCTCAGCAGTCATATGCCCCTTCTGCACCATCCCTGCCGGACTCTTTTGACCAGCAGCAGAACCACGCATATGATAGTCCTCCTCCAAGTGATTACATGCGGCAGCAGCATCAACCGTCGCCTTCTTATGCGGCAGGATATGGACGGAGCGAGTACTCTTATGGGTACTCTGGTTTTCCACAGGGAACACATCCAGATGTGATTAGGAGCTTTCAGATGGTGGATAGGGACAGGAGTGGATATATAGATGAGAACGAGTTGCAACAAGCTCTCTCTTCTGGATACCAGCGATTCAATATTGGGACTATTAGGCTGCTTATGTTTCTGTTCAAGAATCCACATGATCCTCTACGAATTG GGCCTAACGAGTTTGCTGCTTTGTGGAGTTGTCTTGGTCAATGGCGA GCGATATTTGAGAGATATGATAAAGACAGGAATGGGAAAATCGACTTGTTTGAATTGAGGGATGCTCTTTATGGCATTGGTTATGCAATCCCACCTCCTGTTCTCAAAGTACTGATTTCCAAGTATGATGATGGAAGTGGCAAAAAGATAGAACTcaactttgatgattttgttga ATGTGGTATGATTCTGAAG GGTTTAACTGAGAGATTTAAGCAGAAGGATTCGCGTTATACTGGTACAGCAACCTTCAATTATGATGAATTCATGTCTATGGTCATTCCTTTTCTTGTATCATATGATTGA